Proteins encoded in a region of the Populus alba chromosome 13, ASM523922v2, whole genome shotgun sequence genome:
- the LOC118033555 gene encoding protochlorophyllide reductase, with product MALQAASILPSSVSIYKEGKSNASLKETGFFGVSVPNNHLKAEFDCSLIKSKEFRKRELPVRTIRAQTATTTPAITEAAPEAKKTLRKSVVVITGASSGLGLATAKALSETGQCHVIMACRNFLKAERAAKTAGIPKENYTVMHLDLASLESVRQFVDTFRRSGMPLDVLVCNAAVYLPTAKEPTYTAEGFELSVGTNHLGHFLLAQLLLDDLKKSDYPTKRLIIVGSITGNTNTLAGNVPPKANLGDLRGLVGGLNDLNSSPMIDGGEFDGAKAYKDSKVCNMLTMQELHRRYHEETGITFASLYPGCIAETGLFRNHIPLFRTLFPPFQKYITKGYVSEEEAGKRLAQVVSDPSLTKSGVYWSWNKNSSSFENQLSKEASNAEKALKLWEISEKLVGLA from the exons ATGGCTCTTCAAGCAGCCTCTATACTCCCTTCTTCTGTCTCCATCTACAAAGAG GGAAAGTCCAATGCTTCTCTTAAGGAGACAGGCTTTTTTGGAGTTTCAGTTCCAAATAATCACCTCAAAGCTGAATTCGACTGTTCTCTAATAAAAAGCAAG GAATTCAGGAAAAGGGAATTACCAGTTAGAACAATTAGGGCTCAAACAGCTACTACAACTCCAGCAATCACTGAGGCAGCACCAGAAGCAAAGAAAACTTTAAGAAAGTCTGTTGTGGTAATTACCGGAGCATCATCAGGTTTGGGGTTGGCCACGGCCAAAGCTTTGTCTGAGACAGGGCAATGTCATGTGATTATGGCATGTAGGAACTTTCTTAAGGCAGAGAGGGCAGCTAAAACAGCTGGCATTCCTAAAGAGAACTACACTGTCATGCATCTTGACCTTGCGTCTCTTGAAAGTGTCCGTCAATTTGTGGATACGTTTCGTCGTTCAGGTATGCCGCTTGATGTGCTGGTGTGCAATGCTGCAGTCTACTTACCCACTGCCAAGGAGCCCACTTATACTGCTGAAGGATTTGAGCTCAGTGTTGGGACAAACCATCTTGGTCACTTCTTGCTTGCACAGCTGCTGCTTGATGACTTGAAGAAATCAGATTATCCAACCAAACGTCTCATCATCGTTGGCTCCATAACAG GAAACACAAACACATTGGCTGGGAATGTGCCTCCAAAGGCTAACCTTGGAGATTTGCGAGGTCTTGTGGGTGGGTTGAATGACCTAAACAGCTCACCCATGATAGATGGAGGAGAATTTGATGGTGCCAAGGCCTATAAAGACAGCAAAGTCTGCAACATGCTCACAATGCAAGAACTCCACAGGCGGTACCATGAAGAGACGGGCATCACCTTTGCTTCCCTCTACCCTGGCTGCATAGCCGAAACAGGCTTATTCAGGAACCATATTCCTTTGTTCAGGACCCTGTTCCCACCCTTCCAAAAGTACATTACTAAAGGCTATGTGTCAGAAGAGGAAGCAGGAAAAAGACTTGCACAG GTTGTGAGTGATCCGAGCCTGACGAAATCTGGTGTTTACTGGAGCTGGAATAAGAACTCATCTTCATTCGAAAACCAGCTCTCTAAAGAAGCCAGCAACGCAGAGAAGGCATTGAAGTTGTGGGAGATAAGTGAAAAGCTAGTTGGCCTGGCTTAA